The window ATGCTGCCTCAGAGCACTTTGCTGACTCACACAGGCTCAGTCCAGGCATGGGTGGTGGCAGTTTTTAGATAAATGGTTTAAAGGGAGCTATCAAGGCCTGGCCAGACTTGATTCAGTATATCCCTTGCCAACACCCTTTGGCCATTGTGTGGCctcctggggcctgatcctgccagccATTATGCGTATGAAAACCGATGTAGGGGAGTAGCTGCCATCAGGTTCCCCCGCTCTCTGCTTGTGTGTGAAGTTATTCACATATATAAGCATTCGCAGGACCTGTAGGCtgtaaataaatgcaaagtaatgcacgttggaaaacataatccccacTGTGCATATAAAAAGatggggtccaaattagctgttaccatgcaAGAAAGAGATCTCAGAGTCATggcagatagttctctgaaaacatgtgcTCTATGTGTAAgaacagtcaaaaaagtgaacagagttTTAGAACCATTcgggaagggatagataataagacacaaaatatcatattgcctctggaTAAATCCATTGGATTTCCaaaaccttgaatactgcgtgcagatgtggttaccccatttaaaaaaaaaagatctattggaattggaaaaggttcagaaaagagcaaaaaaaaaattattaggggtctggaacagcttccatatgaggagagattcataAAACTTGGACTGTTCGGCTTGGAAAAacgatgactaaggggggatataatagaagtctataaaatcatgatgggtgtgggaaaagtaaatcaggaagtgttatttagtccttctcataacagaagaattaggggtcactcaatgaaattaataggctgtatgtttaaaacacacaaaaggaagtatttcttcccataacgcacagtcaacctgtggaactccttgccagaggaagtTGCTacggccaagactataacagtctttaaaagagaactacataagttcatggaggacaggtccattggtggctattagtcaggatgggcagggatagtgtccctagcctctgtttgccagaagctggggatgggctacagaggatggatcacttgatgattccctgttctgttcattccctctggggcacctggcactggccactgtcagaagataggacacTGGGCTAAAGGgaattagtctgacccagtatggcctttcttatgtaaCCTGGCATGAGAGTGGGACAGCACTTTCCTTCCTGGCTGCACAGGGCCTGCTGCTTTCAGGTGAATAACCATGAGAGTAACAGAGACATTCTTTATTGTCAAGGAGAACTGGAAAGAACAAAGGAAAATGGAATCCTATAGCAGCAACATGCAATGgatactcccctccccacccccacctcccgccAACCTCCTTCCCACTACCAAAGGTAGGAGACACTTCCACCTGCCCCTCTGCTTAAACACAAGGAATAGACTAAGGGGTGTTTGCCACCTACCAGCCCCCTGTGGCGGTGAAGGTTATTGAGTTCCCTGGCTTCCCCAGTAGGAAGCAGTCAGTCCCTCCTCTGCGCCACACCCTCCATACATCATGCCGAGATCCGCAGTGGACACATTGACACGATCAGGCGATATTAGCCAAGGCAAATGTCTCCCCAGAGGCCAGGTGCTTGGAACAGAGTGGTTGTGGCTGGGGGATTCCTTGTGTGAATAGGCCAGGATGAACCCCAGGCTGACTGGGTACGACATAACCTTCCAAGACAGCCTTTGTCTCAAATCAGTGCTCCCCAGAATCACACGCCAGTGCCCGTGGGAACCCAGCTCATGTGATGGACTTTGTGGGCTCCTGAATTTCGAGCAGGCCAATGAAAGGGTTGGTGTCAGCAGCACTTTGCAGAGGGCAGAGCAGGACTGACGGACAGGCCCCGGTAGACAGTGGCATGGGTAGCTGATAGGCTGCCACAAGGCCGTATAGCCTCATGGTAAAGCGTTCCCCAAAGGCCCTAGGGAAACTGTAGTCCCCGCAGCCACCACTTGTGTAAATGATTATTGCAGGAGAGCAGGTTTTGCTGCTCGCTTCGGGGTTCTTCTGACACAGGTTGCGCCCGGCCCCTGGGGCATTGAGCCCTGGCCCAGGCCGAGCGCAAGACTGGGCACCAGCCAGCTGAGTTCTAAAGGCCTAAGTGGGACTGAATTGGTACCTATCCCTCGGGCCAGCTCCCTGCCGGGGCCACAGCCTCCCTTCGAGAGCAGTGGGCTGCAGTTCTAGAGAGTGGGGACTAgcgctgagccctgcccccatctggcCTGGGGCCCCCTCCTAGGAGATCACACCCTGCCCAGactgtccccaccccagccagcgcagaccccaccccagggctgaccAATGGCTGTGTCcacagagagggggaggagcggagGCTGGAGGATAAAGGCCCCGCTGGGGGTCTGCCCCTCAGCTACAGGTTTCTCCTTCAGCTGCATCTGCAAAGGACCCCTCACTCGTCACCATGGTGCACTGGACAGCCGAAGAGAAGCAGCTCATTACCAGCCTGTGGGGCAAGGTCAATGTGGAGGAATGCGGCGGCGAAGCCCTGGCCAGGTAGGCAGAGCCCCACTGCATctgccccactgtcccctccctgcccccaggctggCAAACCTGCTACTTTTGCAGGGAGGCTGCAGTAACCCTGTGTCTGTCTCTGCTCCTGTCTCCCTCTCTCTAGGCTGCTGATCGTCTACCCCTGGACCCAGAGGTTTTTCTCTGCCTTCGGGAACCTCTCCAGCCCCACCGCCATTATGGGCAACCCCAAGGTCCGTGCCCACGGCAAGAAGGTGCTGACCTCCTTTGGGGACGCCGTGAAGAACCTGGACAACATCAAGGCCACGTACGCCAAACTGAGTGAGCTGCACTGCAACAAGCTGCATGTAGATCCCGAGAACTTCCGGGTGagtagggctctgggctgacctaTCTGCCCAGCCCCCTAGGGACATGGGGCtggcctttggggcagggaggcatTGCTTGTGGGAAGctccagggcagggtggggggacgACACTTTGATGCAATGAGTAAATAATATGGCAGAGAGATGCCAGCCTGCCATGAACGGTGTCTCCCCCGAAGAGGGGGAGTTTGCAGGGCCCCATGGTCAGTAATCATGCATAGAAGGGTTTAGGTATTTGGGGAGGGCAAAAGGCTAGGGGGAGCAGAGGGTtagggggagcagcagtggggtaGGACTCtggtgggagagggcagagggGATCCTTTGAGGAAGGCAGGGATTGCGACAACGTGATGgactctgccccaacccctcttccTCACACCCTGCGTGATCCAGAGCAGATCTCTGCTTATCCCAGCTGGCAGCGGGAGTCAGGCAGTCTGGCTGTGAAATGGCCATTTCTGGTTCTTTTTCACATTAACTTAGTTCCAAATTTGCCaggtttccataaaaaaaaaaaaaaaccaaactagaTTGTTTGTTAAACACGGAATGTCTTCAGTTTGGTCCTTTGAAaatctttgaaaaacaaaacaaaacaaaaatattttcagccaacccaggttttttccccctccagaaATGTCTGGCTTGTCTGCTGAAAAAAGACATGTGGGTGGTATTTGTTTGGACCGGCGCCGGGAAGCGGCACCAGAATGGGTCCCCCTAACCGAGCTGCAGACAGGGGGCCAGTTGGGTAGGCTAGGGAAGCAGGGGACTGTGGGAGGAGGGTCTGTGGAATAGAATCATTGAAGATGGAAAAGCCCTGGTGGGTGCAGAGAACCAGGGGAGAAAGGCAGGTGTGGGGTTGTGGGTAGCAGGTGAACTAgggctggtggggctgggggatgcaGAGAAGCAAGAGGTGGAAGGAGGCATGTGAAGAGAATGCACGTCTCTGGAGGGGACCCCCCTGGGGCTCACGTGAGAGTTAGACACAGTGACAGAGACAGGAAAAGGACTACTGCAAACAGCACCTGCGGTCTATATGCCCTAGAGAGGGACTCCGGCTGGGCCTGCAAGTGTCTGACAGGCTCCTGTACCCCTAAGCCATGGCCCGGGCTGCCCTGGTGTGTTTGAAAAGAGACAGGAGATGAGCCGAAATGACCGAGGAGAAGAgttgggagggggtttgggaacTGTGGCACACAGGTGTGTGGAGGTTCAAGGGGgtattttcttccttctcccctgcagctcctgggtgaCATCCTCATCATCGTCCTGGCCACCCGCTTTGCGAAGGAGTTCACCCCTGCCTGCCAGGCTGCCTGGCAGAAGCTGGCCAGCGTGGTGGCCCACGCACTGGCCCACCAGTACCACTGAGCCCTCGGCAGGGACCCGCAGGGCAGAGAGAGCTTGCTTCGTTCCAGGCCCCTCCGCACCCTGGAGGCTGGCAGGCTGTAACAGTCAAATAAAATCCTTGCACTGCAGCCTTCCCCATGTGTCTGCGTCTCTGAGTGCACcggggcaggggggacacacacgggaggtctgggggcagctgctgctgccaaatGATGggtttgcttcttgttctctaaGGGTTGGTGCAGCCAGAATTTGCTGCCCCCTGAAAATAATCCTCGAGGCCCCGCGGCACGGAGCCCCATTGACCCTCTCCCTCCATGCCAAAACATGGCAGCTCCTTAGGACAGGCCAGCAAATGACCTGGCACATGCTGCAAATCAACAGGACTGACACAGAAACAAACCCAGTTTCCTCTTGCCCTGGGGTTCACCAACAGATCACTAGGGATGCCGGTTACTTTACAGCTGAATTGCAAGGAAAGCCAGCAGTTCAAGCGATGCACTCTAAACACCCAGCCAAAGGGCTCtcagcttctcccccacccctcaaacCAACTCACCCGAGTACCTTGCTGATGAGCGTCCTGCACCCCTTTGAATCCAGACCCAGGGGCAGCaggcaccctcctccccactccgaGGCAGTTAGCACCTCACCCTCCCTTCTCTCCAGGTCCATTTGCTCCCCAGCTGTACTGAGGGGCAGTCACCTCCCGCACTACCCTCTGCCAGGCTAACCCCCTACAAATTGTGTAGGGCCCAGGACATCCTCCAGCCCAGGGATGTCCCCCGCTGTGCTCTGTGGGTCATGCATCCAAACCAGGAAATTTTGCTGGGGTCAGGCTGGCTGGGACCTACCACAGGCGTGTCCGTGCTCTTCCTTCTCTGGGACGCTGGGGCcaggttttattttctcttccctcTGTTGTTTTAGAGCTTTTAggatttttgtttgaaaaaatgaCCTTGCAAAACTGCCCAGCGTGTGGACATAACAGAGCCggtaaggggccagcagctgcCTGTCACCGCACCTGCCATGCAGGGAGAGGGGTCAGCCGGACAGCCCTTGGGGATGGGGAGAAAGCCAAGCCTTGGCTGCGTCCAGTGGTCTGGCTAGCACTGGAGGTGGCTGGGCTGTTAGCAGCTGGCCCTCTCTGTCTGCACGAGAGGAGAGAGCTGCTGTGAACGGCACTGGTTCCCCTGATTCTTAGCCTGcaagctgctggctgctgcttggcCCCCAGGATCTGCTTCCAGGGCAGGGGTGCTGCGtcgggcagggccagggcgggtATGCTAACCCGCTCCTCTTCTGCTTCGAAGAGGGCGTGAGACTTTGGATCTGGGCAGCTCCAGCCCCTCAGGCAGCCTGGAGGACATTTGCAGCTGCTTTCCCCCAGCTACCCTTTGCTCCTTCCCCTCAGGcctggcagaggggctgggggagtccCAGGCTATCCCATCCCACCAGGACCTGGCTGGAAGCAGACGGGTTCTCCCCTGGAgagcagaagagagaaaaaaacctggATGAAGCCTTCTTTCCTAActttctgttcgcttttttgactgacactgcacactgagtggatgttttcagagatgtgttcactatgactccaagatctctttcctgagtggtaacagctaatttagaccccagcattttatgtgtatagttgggattatgttttccaacgtgtaCTACtttgcatttcatctg of the Gopherus flavomarginatus isolate rGopFla2 chromosome 1, rGopFla2.mat.asm, whole genome shotgun sequence genome contains:
- the LOC127034480 gene encoding hemoglobin subunit epsilon isoform X4, whose product is MRVTETFFIVKENWKEQRKMESYSSNMQWILPSPPPPPANLLPTTKAASAKDPSLVTMVHWTAEEKQLITSLWGKVNVEECGGEALARLLIVYPWTQRFFSAFGNLSSPTAIMGNPKVRAHGKKVLTSFGDAVKNLDNIKATYAKLSELHCNKLHVDPENFRLLGDILIIVLATRFAKEFTPACQAAWQKLASVVAHALAHQYH
- the LOC127034480 gene encoding hemoglobin subunit epsilon isoform X5, which produces MRTGHERWSRQSRRALAVRVDSRFDLQVSPSAASAKDPSLVTMVHWTAEEKQLITSLWGKVNVEECGGEALARLLIVYPWTQRFFSAFGNLSSPTAIMGNPKVRAHGKKVLTSFGDAVKNLDNIKATYAKLSELHCNKLHVDPENFRLLGDILIIVLATRFAKEFTPACQAAWQKLASVVAHALAHQYH
- the LOC127034480 gene encoding hemoglobin subunit epsilon isoform X2, which codes for MRVTETFFIVKENWKEQRKMESYSSNMQWILPSPPPPPANLLPTTKAASAKDPSLVTMVHWTAEEKQLITSLWGKVNVEECGGEALARLLIVYPWTQRFFSAFGNLSSPTAIMGNPKVRAHGKKVLTSFGDAVKNLDNIKATYAKLSELHCNKLHVDPENFRLLGDILIIVLATRFAKEFTPACQAAWQKLASVVAHALAHQYH
- the LOC127034480 gene encoding hemoglobin subunit epsilon isoform X10 — its product is MVHWTAEEKQLITSLWGKVNVEECGGEALARLLIVYPWTQRFFSAFGNLSSPTAIMGNPKVRAHGKKVLTSFGDAVKNLDNIKATYAKLSELHCNKLHVDPENFRLLGDILIIVLATRFAKEFTPACQAAWQKLASVVAHALAHQYH
- the LOC127034480 gene encoding hemoglobin subunit epsilon isoform X9, with product MPAASAKDPSLVTMVHWTAEEKQLITSLWGKVNVEECGGEALARLLIVYPWTQRFFSAFGNLSSPTAIMGNPKVRAHGKKVLTSFGDAVKNLDNIKATYAKLSELHCNKLHVDPENFRLLGDILIIVLATRFAKEFTPACQAAWQKLASVVAHALAHQYH
- the LOC127034480 gene encoding hemoglobin subunit epsilon isoform X7, with translation MVHWTAEEKQLITSLWGKVNVEECGGEALARLLIVYPWTQRFFSAFGNLSSPTAIMGNPKVRAHGKKVLTSFGDAVKNLDNIKATYAKLSELHCNKLHVDPENFRLLGDILIIVLATRFAKEFTPACQAAWQKLASVVAHALAHQYH